The Arthrobacter sp. NicSoilC5 genome has a window encoding:
- a CDS encoding citrate synthase: MTETNNAATLLHAGGELKLPRIQVVEGNEGYDVSKLLKQTGAVTFDPGFMNTAATTSAITYIDGDAGILRYRGYPIEQLAQHSSFLEVSYLLIYGNLPTPTELDEFDQKIRRHTLLHEELKGFFGGFPRDAHPMPVLSSAVSALSTFYQDSLDPFNAEQVEVSTIRLMAKLPVIAAYAHKKSIGQPMLYPDNSMNLVENFLRLSFGLPAEQYELDPVIVKALDLLLILHADHEQNCSTSTVRLVGSSNANLFASVSAGINALFGPAHGGANEAVLKMLRQIQAEGLKPEDYMEKVKNKEDGVRLMGFGHRVYKNYDPRAKIVKATAHEILSKLGGNDELLDIAMRLEEKALSDDYFIQRKLYPNVDFYTGLIYKAMGFPEKMFTVLFAIGRLPGWIAQWREMISDPNTKIGRPRQLYIGEPERDYPAR; this comes from the coding sequence ATGACTGAGACCAACAATGCTGCGACCCTGCTCCACGCAGGTGGCGAGCTGAAGCTCCCGCGCATCCAGGTTGTTGAAGGGAACGAGGGTTACGACGTCTCCAAGCTGCTCAAGCAGACCGGTGCCGTGACCTTTGACCCCGGCTTCATGAACACCGCAGCAACCACCTCCGCCATCACCTACATCGATGGCGATGCGGGCATCCTGCGCTACCGCGGATACCCCATCGAGCAGCTGGCGCAGCACTCCAGCTTCCTCGAGGTGTCCTACCTGCTGATCTACGGAAACCTGCCCACGCCCACTGAGCTGGACGAGTTCGACCAGAAGATCCGCCGCCACACCCTGCTGCACGAGGAGCTCAAGGGTTTCTTCGGCGGCTTCCCACGCGACGCGCACCCCATGCCGGTGCTGTCCTCGGCCGTGTCCGCGCTGTCCACCTTCTACCAGGACTCCCTGGACCCGTTCAACGCCGAGCAGGTGGAGGTTTCCACCATCCGCCTGATGGCCAAGCTGCCGGTCATCGCCGCGTACGCACACAAGAAGTCTATCGGCCAGCCCATGCTGTACCCGGACAACTCCATGAACCTGGTGGAGAACTTCCTGCGCCTGAGCTTCGGCCTCCCCGCCGAGCAGTACGAGCTGGACCCGGTCATCGTCAAGGCACTGGACCTGCTCCTCATCCTGCACGCGGACCACGAGCAGAACTGCTCCACCTCCACCGTGCGCCTGGTGGGCTCCTCCAACGCCAACCTCTTCGCCTCCGTTTCGGCAGGCATCAACGCCCTCTTCGGCCCTGCCCACGGCGGCGCCAACGAGGCAGTGCTGAAGATGCTGCGCCAGATCCAGGCCGAGGGCCTCAAGCCCGAGGACTACATGGAGAAAGTCAAGAACAAGGAAGACGGCGTCCGCCTGATGGGCTTCGGACACCGCGTCTACAAGAACTACGATCCGCGCGCCAAGATCGTCAAGGCCACGGCCCACGAGATCCTCAGCAAGCTCGGCGGCAACGACGAACTGCTGGACATCGCCATGCGCCTGGAAGAGAAGGCGCTCAGCGATGACTACTTCATCCAGCGCAAGCTCTACCCGAACGTGGACTTCTACACCGGCCTGATCTACAAGGCCATGGGCTTCCCCGAGAAGATGTTCACCGTCCTGTTCGCCATCGGCCGCCTGCCGGGCTGGATTGCCCAGTGGCGCGAAATGATCAGCGACCCGAACACCAAGATCGGCCGCCCGCGCCAGCTGTACATCGGCGAGCCGGAGCGCGACTACCCCGCCCGCTGA
- the fdxA gene encoding ferredoxin has translation MTYVIAQPCVDVKDKACIEECPVDCIYEGERSLYIHPDECVDCGACEPVCPVEAIYYEDDTPEEWADYYKANVEFFDDLGSPGGAAKIGNTGKDHPMIAALPPQNQDH, from the coding sequence GTGACGTACGTAATCGCGCAGCCGTGTGTGGATGTTAAGGACAAGGCATGCATTGAGGAGTGCCCGGTCGACTGCATCTATGAGGGCGAGCGTTCGCTGTACATCCATCCGGACGAGTGCGTCGACTGCGGCGCCTGCGAACCGGTGTGCCCCGTGGAGGCCATCTACTACGAGGATGACACCCCCGAGGAATGGGCTGACTACTACAAGGCAAACGTCGAATTCTTCGATGACCTGGGGTCTCCGGGCGGCGCGGCCAAGATCGGCAACACGGGCAAGGACCACCCGATGATCGCCGCCCTGCCGCCGCAGAACCAAGACCACTGA
- the typA gene encoding translational GTPase TypA, with translation MSETSTNTAVATASRSDLRNVAIVAHVDHGKTTLVDAMLKQTHSFAEHNHVEDRVMDSGDLEREKGITILAKNTTVAYNGPSSNGETITINVIDTPGHADFGGEVERGLSMVDGVVLLVDASEGPLPQTRFVLRKALAAHLPVILLVNKTDRPDARIEEVVHESMDLLLGLASDLADEVPDLDLDKILEVPVVYAAAKVGRASLEQPADGTAPENEDLEPLFKTIIEHIPAPTYNPEGVLQAHVTNLDASPFLGRLALLRIYNGTLRKGQTVAWARANGELKNVKITELLATKALERVPAESAGPGEIVAVAGIEEITIGETLTDAENPQPLPLITVDDPAISMTIGINTSPLAGKVKGAKVTARQVKDRLDKELIGNVSIKVLPTERPDAWEVQGRGELALAILVEQMRREGFELTVGKPQVVTKTVDGKIHEPMEHMTIDVPEEYLGAVTQLMAARKGRMTNMANHGTGWCRMEFIVPARGLIGFRTRFLTDTRGAGIAASISEGYEPWAGPIEYRTNGSMIADRAGVVTPFAMINLQERGSFFVKPTSEVYEGMIVGENSRADDMDVNITKEKKLTNMRAASSDTFENLTPPRDLTLEESLEFAREDECVEVTPEAIRIRKVILDTNERAKANRARAKA, from the coding sequence ATGTCTGAAACCTCCACCAACACTGCGGTAGCCACTGCATCGCGCAGTGACCTGCGCAACGTAGCGATCGTGGCCCACGTTGACCACGGCAAGACCACCCTGGTCGACGCCATGCTCAAGCAGACCCATTCCTTTGCCGAGCACAACCACGTAGAAGACCGCGTCATGGACTCCGGTGACCTGGAGCGCGAAAAGGGCATCACCATCCTGGCGAAGAACACCACTGTCGCCTACAACGGTCCGTCCTCGAACGGCGAGACCATCACCATCAACGTGATCGACACCCCCGGCCACGCCGACTTCGGCGGCGAGGTCGAGCGCGGCCTGTCCATGGTCGACGGCGTCGTCCTGCTCGTCGATGCCTCTGAGGGCCCGCTGCCCCAGACCCGCTTCGTGCTGCGCAAGGCCCTCGCCGCGCACCTGCCCGTGATCCTGCTGGTCAACAAGACCGACCGCCCCGACGCGCGGATCGAAGAGGTCGTGCACGAGTCCATGGACCTGCTCCTTGGCCTCGCCTCCGACCTGGCCGACGAGGTCCCCGACCTCGACCTGGACAAGATCCTCGAGGTCCCCGTGGTTTACGCCGCCGCGAAGGTCGGCCGCGCCTCCCTTGAGCAGCCCGCTGACGGCACCGCTCCGGAGAACGAGGATCTTGAGCCGCTGTTCAAGACCATCATCGAGCACATCCCGGCTCCGACGTACAACCCGGAGGGTGTGCTCCAGGCGCACGTCACCAACCTCGACGCCTCCCCGTTCCTTGGCCGACTGGCCCTGCTGCGTATTTACAACGGCACCCTGCGCAAGGGCCAGACCGTGGCTTGGGCCCGCGCCAACGGCGAGCTGAAGAACGTCAAGATCACCGAGCTGCTTGCTACCAAGGCGCTCGAGCGCGTGCCGGCCGAGTCCGCCGGCCCCGGCGAGATTGTCGCCGTCGCCGGCATCGAGGAGATCACCATCGGTGAAACCCTGACCGACGCCGAGAACCCCCAGCCGCTGCCGCTGATCACCGTGGACGATCCTGCGATCTCCATGACCATCGGTATCAACACCTCGCCGCTGGCCGGCAAGGTCAAGGGCGCCAAGGTTACTGCCCGCCAGGTCAAGGACCGTCTTGACAAGGAACTGATCGGTAACGTCTCCATCAAGGTCCTGCCCACCGAGCGTCCCGACGCCTGGGAAGTCCAGGGCCGTGGCGAGCTCGCCCTCGCCATCCTGGTGGAGCAGATGCGCCGCGAAGGCTTCGAGCTGACCGTGGGCAAGCCGCAGGTTGTCACCAAGACCGTTGACGGCAAGATCCACGAGCCGATGGAACACATGACCATCGACGTGCCCGAGGAATACCTGGGCGCCGTCACCCAGCTCATGGCAGCCCGCAAGGGCCGCATGACCAACATGGCCAACCACGGCACGGGCTGGTGCCGCATGGAGTTCATCGTTCCGGCCCGTGGCCTGATCGGTTTCCGCACCCGGTTCCTGACCGACACCCGTGGCGCAGGCATCGCAGCTTCCATCTCGGAAGGCTACGAGCCGTGGGCCGGCCCCATCGAGTACCGCACCAACGGTTCCATGATTGCCGACCGCGCCGGTGTTGTGACCCCGTTCGCCATGATCAACCTGCAGGAACGCGGCTCCTTCTTCGTGAAGCCCACCTCCGAGGTCTACGAAGGCATGATCGTGGGCGAGAACTCCCGCGCCGACGACATGGACGTCAACATCACGAAGGAAAAGAAGCTCACCAACATGCGTGCCGCTTCCTCGGACACCTTCGAGAACCTGACCCCGCCGCGTGACCTGACCCTCGAAGAGTCGCTCGAATTCGCCCGCGAGGACGAGTGCGTCGAGGTGACCCCGGAGGCTATCCGCATCCGCAAGGTCATCCTGGACACCAACGAGCGCGCCAAGGCCAACCGCGCCCGCGCCAAGGCCTAG
- the galE gene encoding UDP-glucose 4-epimerase GalE, whose protein sequence is MKILVTGGTGYIGSHTVLSLQEAGHDVVVIDNLVNSSEESLRRVAELSGKTAEFYNVDLVDEAAVEQVFASNGIEAVIHFAGLKAVGESVREPLKYYYNNLVGTLNLVRVMDRHDVRSIVFSSSATVYGEHNPIPYVEKMEIGANNPYGRTKEQIEDILSDLGAADSRWHIALLRYFNPVGAHPSGRIGEDPQGIPNNLVPFIAQVAVGRREKLMVFGGDYDTPDGTCLRDYIHVVDLAEGHVAALNHIADRTGVFRWNLGSGKGSSVLEVLRSFEKAVGQPIPYEITGRRAGDLPAFWADATSALADLSWSTTKTVDQMCEDHWRWQKNNPQGYAS, encoded by the coding sequence ATGAAAATCTTGGTCACAGGGGGCACCGGCTACATCGGTTCCCACACTGTTCTTTCCCTGCAGGAAGCCGGCCACGACGTGGTCGTCATCGACAACCTGGTCAATTCCAGCGAGGAGTCGCTGCGCCGCGTGGCCGAACTCAGCGGCAAGACCGCGGAGTTCTACAACGTGGACCTGGTGGACGAGGCCGCCGTCGAGCAGGTGTTCGCCAGCAACGGCATCGAGGCCGTCATCCATTTCGCGGGCCTCAAAGCCGTGGGTGAATCAGTGCGGGAGCCGCTGAAGTACTACTACAACAACCTGGTGGGGACGTTGAACCTGGTCCGCGTCATGGACAGGCACGACGTCCGGTCCATCGTCTTCAGCTCCTCGGCCACCGTCTACGGGGAACACAACCCCATCCCGTACGTGGAAAAGATGGAGATCGGCGCCAACAACCCGTACGGGCGCACCAAGGAACAGATCGAGGACATCCTCTCCGACCTCGGCGCCGCCGACTCACGCTGGCACATAGCACTGCTGCGCTACTTCAACCCGGTTGGCGCACACCCCTCGGGCCGTATCGGCGAAGACCCGCAGGGCATTCCCAACAACCTTGTCCCGTTCATTGCCCAGGTGGCCGTGGGCCGGCGCGAGAAGCTCATGGTCTTCGGCGGCGACTACGACACCCCGGACGGCACCTGCCTGCGCGACTACATCCACGTGGTGGACCTCGCCGAAGGACACGTGGCCGCGCTGAACCACATCGCGGACCGCACCGGTGTTTTCCGCTGGAACCTCGGTTCCGGCAAGGGCTCCTCTGTCCTGGAAGTCCTGCGCTCCTTTGAGAAGGCAGTGGGCCAGCCCATCCCCTACGAGATCACCGGCCGCCGCGCAGGCGACCTTCCGGCGTTCTGGGCCGATGCCACCTCGGCCCTGGCAGACCTGAGCTGGTCCACCACCAAGACCGTGGACCAGATGTGCGAGGACCACTGGCGCTGGCAGAAGAACAACCCCCAGGGCTACGCCTCCTGA
- a CDS encoding type IV toxin-antitoxin system AbiEi family antitoxin domain-containing protein: MQTLSEALTALGGVASTRSLSMAGVSRRSLEAGVVAGSVQRIARGVYAQPQADPVLIHAGRHHAVLGCVSAASAAGLWVVRRPDRTHLAASHGRPVSGCIVHRSRIPLTPLDIVCQSLRCLAPLEGLAIAESAVKNGLIQLPALRERFPAVREKGLRDLVARIRPQSGSIIETMARYLLEEAGHTVELQVRIPGMGHLDLLVDGLLGVETDGYAHHSSREAYREDRRRWNVTVVRGVPTLRVTFEMLLNEPDGFVRMVQRALATYRTAQ, from the coding sequence ATGCAAACTCTTTCAGAAGCCCTGACTGCCCTGGGCGGCGTTGCCAGTACCCGCTCACTGTCAATGGCGGGGGTTTCGCGCCGGAGCCTGGAGGCTGGCGTGGTTGCGGGCTCAGTCCAAAGGATTGCCCGTGGCGTCTATGCCCAGCCGCAAGCTGATCCTGTGCTCATTCACGCAGGCCGCCACCATGCTGTCCTGGGGTGCGTCTCGGCTGCCAGCGCCGCGGGCTTGTGGGTGGTCAGGCGCCCGGACAGAACGCATCTGGCCGCATCACACGGCAGGCCTGTCTCTGGTTGCATCGTGCACCGCAGCAGGATCCCGCTGACACCCCTGGACATCGTGTGCCAGTCGTTGCGCTGCCTGGCGCCCCTGGAGGGACTGGCCATTGCGGAGTCCGCGGTCAAGAACGGGCTCATCCAACTTCCCGCCTTGCGGGAGCGGTTTCCGGCTGTCCGCGAAAAGGGCCTCAGGGACTTGGTGGCCCGGATCCGCCCTCAATCCGGGTCCATCATCGAAACGATGGCGCGATACCTGTTGGAGGAGGCCGGGCACACGGTCGAGCTGCAGGTCAGGATCCCCGGGATGGGACATCTGGATCTGCTCGTTGACGGCCTACTCGGAGTTGAAACCGACGGCTACGCCCACCACAGCAGCCGGGAGGCTTACCGCGAGGACCGGCGGCGGTGGAATGTCACCGTTGTCCGGGGTGTTCCAACCCTCCGGGTCACCTTCGAGATGCTGCTTAACGAGCCGGATGGGTTCGTGAGGATGGTGCAGCGGGCGCTGGCCACGTACCGCACTGCGCAATGA
- the dapC gene encoding succinyldiaminopimelate transaminase — translation MTAAVNSFGLNLPDYPWEAMAPYLAKASEHPGGAVNLSIGTPVDPTPQLVQDALKAAANAPGYPTVHGTPALREAIAGWFERRRGVAGLDPRNIMPTVGSKELVAWLPLLLGLRSGDVVVRPKVAYPTYDIGATLAGATSVATDNLDELDDATRARVRLIWVNSPGNPTGSVRDAESLKALVVQAREIGAVVASDECYAELGWGDWDVQRGGRRVPSILDPYVAGGSHQGLLAVYSLSKQSNLAGYRAAFVAGDPDLMPNLVNSRKHAGMIVPYPVQEAMRVAMGDDTHVEAQKDLYRGRRERLVPALLDFGLEIKESDAGLYLWSTAGEDTWATVARLAERGIVVGPGVFYGEAGNGYVRVALTGSDERIDAAVARLAGSGS, via the coding sequence GTGACCGCAGCAGTGAATTCGTTTGGCCTGAACCTGCCCGACTACCCGTGGGAGGCCATGGCCCCCTACCTGGCCAAAGCCTCGGAACACCCGGGCGGGGCAGTCAATCTGTCCATCGGGACCCCAGTGGATCCCACCCCGCAGCTGGTCCAGGATGCACTGAAGGCGGCCGCGAATGCCCCCGGCTATCCCACCGTTCACGGCACTCCCGCGCTTCGGGAAGCCATCGCGGGCTGGTTTGAACGCCGGCGCGGTGTGGCGGGCCTCGACCCCCGCAACATCATGCCGACAGTGGGGTCCAAGGAACTTGTTGCGTGGCTCCCGCTGCTGCTGGGCCTCAGGTCCGGAGACGTCGTCGTACGCCCCAAGGTGGCTTACCCCACGTACGATATCGGCGCCACCCTTGCCGGGGCCACCTCGGTGGCCACGGACAACCTGGACGAGCTTGACGACGCCACGCGTGCACGCGTGCGCCTCATTTGGGTCAATTCCCCGGGCAACCCCACGGGCAGTGTCCGCGACGCGGAGTCACTGAAGGCGCTGGTGGTCCAGGCCCGTGAAATCGGCGCTGTGGTGGCATCGGACGAATGCTACGCAGAGCTTGGCTGGGGCGACTGGGACGTCCAGCGCGGCGGCCGGCGCGTCCCCAGCATCCTCGATCCCTACGTGGCAGGCGGCTCGCACCAGGGCCTTCTCGCCGTGTACTCGCTGAGCAAACAGTCCAACCTGGCGGGCTACCGCGCAGCCTTCGTTGCCGGTGATCCGGACCTGATGCCCAACCTGGTCAACAGCCGCAAGCATGCAGGCATGATCGTCCCCTACCCGGTCCAGGAGGCCATGCGGGTGGCGATGGGGGATGACACCCACGTTGAGGCCCAGAAGGACCTGTACCGGGGCCGCCGTGAACGCCTGGTGCCCGCGCTGCTGGACTTCGGCCTGGAGATCAAGGAGTCCGACGCCGGCCTGTACCTGTGGTCGACGGCGGGGGAGGACACGTGGGCCACGGTGGCCCGCCTGGCTGAGCGCGGCATCGTGGTGGGCCCGGGAGTCTTCTACGGAGAGGCGGGCAACGGCTATGTCCGCGTGGCCCTGACCGGATCCGACGAGCGGATCGATGCAGCCGTTGCACGGCTGGCCGGTTCCGGCTCCTAG